A window of Corallococcus macrosporus DSM 14697 contains these coding sequences:
- a CDS encoding acylphosphatase, translating into MGRSMSGTRRASLRIEGKVQGVFFRESARVEATRLGLTGWVRNRPDGAVEAVVEGEPAVLEEFIRWCHRGPPQARVSGVQRADGEATGEFRQFTVERTS; encoded by the coding sequence ATGGGGCGGTCCATGAGTGGCACGCGGCGAGCCTCGCTGCGCATCGAAGGCAAGGTGCAGGGCGTCTTCTTCCGGGAGAGCGCCCGCGTTGAGGCCACACGCCTGGGTCTGACAGGCTGGGTGCGCAACCGGCCGGACGGGGCCGTGGAGGCCGTCGTGGAAGGGGAGCCCGCCGTGCTCGAGGAGTTCATCCGCTGGTGTCACCGCGGTCCGCCGCAGGCCCGGGTTTCGGGCGTTCAGCGCGCGGATGGCGAGGCCACCGGCGAGTTCCGTCAATTCACCGTGGAGCGCACGTCATGA
- the ligA gene encoding NAD-dependent DNA ligase LigA — protein MDDFQNAAARARELHRELAHHNYRYYVLDSPEVSDAQYDKLMRELQDLESRHPSLQTPDSPTQRVGGAAAEAFGEVVHRAPMLSLANLFEDQGLIEFDERIRKLLGLPAISYVCEPKLDGLAIALRYEKGAFVQGATRGDGTTGEDVTANLRTIRSLPMSLFPQDGVKVPEVLEVRGEVFIRKKDFQKLNEKREEEGEPLFANPRNAAAGSLRQLDPRMTAARPLSVFLYECVPGEGVPAFKTHIEKLEYLKTLGLPINQYRRAEGLEGVREAYDASLKGRHELPFEVDGMVVKVDDEDQRKRLGQVSKSPRWAVAYKFPPEEESTEVLDIGIQVGRTGALTPVAHLKPVKVGGVTVARATLHNEDELRRKDVRKGDTVFVRRAGDVIPEIVSVVLSRRPADSAPFEFPRHCPVCHAVATKDEDGAIIRCTGASCPAQLVEKIRHFASRLAMDIEGLGDKLATQLVATGSVKTFADLYALTREKLLTLERMGDKSADNLVAALERSKQTTQRRFLYALGIRHVGDATAKALAEAFPQAEKLFGASLEDISRVKDVGPIMAQVIHTFFQEPQNQEAIRALLAAGVQPAAPQVATGGPFVGKSVVLTGAMTGMTREQAKEEVERRGGKVAGSVSRKTDFVVAGEDAGSKLKKAQELGVRILDEQAFLQMLQTNA, from the coding sequence GTGGACGACTTCCAGAATGCCGCAGCCCGAGCCCGTGAGCTCCACCGTGAGCTGGCGCACCACAACTACCGTTACTACGTCCTCGACTCGCCCGAGGTCAGCGACGCGCAATACGACAAGCTGATGCGCGAGCTGCAGGACCTGGAGTCGCGACATCCGAGCCTCCAGACGCCGGACTCGCCCACCCAGCGCGTGGGCGGCGCGGCGGCCGAGGCGTTCGGCGAGGTGGTGCACCGGGCGCCCATGCTCTCGCTGGCCAACCTCTTCGAGGACCAGGGCCTCATCGAGTTCGACGAGCGCATCCGCAAGCTGCTGGGCCTGCCCGCCATCTCCTACGTCTGCGAGCCCAAGCTGGACGGACTCGCCATCGCGTTGCGCTACGAAAAGGGCGCCTTCGTCCAGGGCGCCACCCGGGGTGACGGCACCACCGGCGAGGACGTCACCGCCAACCTGCGCACCATCCGCAGCCTGCCCATGTCGCTGTTCCCCCAGGACGGCGTGAAGGTGCCGGAGGTGCTGGAGGTGCGCGGCGAGGTCTTCATCCGCAAGAAGGACTTCCAGAAGCTCAACGAGAAGCGCGAGGAGGAAGGCGAGCCGCTCTTCGCCAACCCGCGCAACGCCGCCGCCGGCAGCCTGCGCCAGCTGGACCCGCGCATGACGGCCGCCCGTCCCCTCTCCGTGTTCCTCTACGAATGCGTCCCCGGGGAGGGGGTCCCCGCCTTCAAGACGCACATCGAGAAGCTGGAGTACTTGAAGACGCTGGGCCTGCCCATCAACCAGTACCGCCGCGCCGAGGGCCTGGAGGGCGTGCGCGAGGCGTATGACGCCTCCCTGAAGGGCCGCCACGAGCTGCCCTTCGAGGTGGACGGCATGGTGGTGAAGGTGGATGACGAGGACCAGCGCAAGCGCCTGGGCCAGGTCTCCAAGAGCCCGCGCTGGGCGGTGGCCTACAAGTTCCCGCCGGAGGAGGAGTCCACAGAGGTGTTGGACATCGGCATCCAGGTGGGCCGCACGGGCGCGTTGACGCCGGTGGCGCACCTGAAGCCGGTGAAGGTGGGCGGCGTCACGGTGGCGCGCGCCACGCTGCACAACGAGGACGAGCTGCGGCGCAAGGACGTACGCAAGGGCGACACCGTCTTCGTGCGGCGCGCCGGCGACGTGATTCCGGAAATCGTCTCCGTGGTGCTGTCCAGGCGCCCGGCGGACTCCGCCCCCTTCGAGTTCCCCAGGCACTGCCCGGTGTGCCATGCGGTGGCCACCAAGGACGAGGACGGGGCCATCATCCGCTGCACGGGCGCCTCGTGCCCCGCGCAGCTCGTGGAGAAGATCCGCCACTTCGCCAGCCGCCTGGCCATGGACATCGAGGGCCTGGGGGACAAGCTGGCCACGCAGCTCGTGGCCACCGGCAGCGTGAAGACCTTCGCGGACCTCTACGCGCTCACCCGGGAGAAGCTGCTGACGCTGGAGCGCATGGGCGACAAGAGCGCGGACAACCTGGTCGCGGCGCTGGAGCGCTCCAAGCAGACCACGCAGCGGCGCTTCCTCTACGCCCTGGGCATCCGCCACGTGGGTGACGCCACCGCCAAGGCGCTGGCGGAGGCCTTCCCCCAGGCGGAGAAGCTCTTTGGAGCCAGCCTGGAGGACATCTCCCGGGTGAAGGACGTGGGCCCCATCATGGCCCAGGTCATCCACACCTTCTTCCAGGAGCCGCAGAACCAGGAGGCCATCCGCGCGCTGCTGGCGGCAGGCGTCCAGCCCGCGGCGCCCCAGGTCGCCACCGGGGGCCCCTTCGTGGGCAAGTCGGTGGTGCTCACCGGCGCGATGACGGGTATGACGCGGGAGCAGGCCAAGGAAGAGGTCGAGCGCCGGGGCGGCAAGGTCGCCGGAAGTGTCTCACGCAAGACCGATTTCGTGGTGGCGGGCGAGGATGCGGGCAGCAAGCTGAAGAAGGCCCAGGAACTCGGGGTAAGAATCCTGGACGAGCAGGCGTTCCTGCAGATGCTGCAGACGAACGCATAG
- a CDS encoding iron-containing alcohol dehydrogenase yields the protein MKPFDLPSEPRVTEMAWPTRIVFGAGALLRLPAQAQRLGVQRPLLVTDAGVVKAGLAARVVDVLKTAGLACEVFDRVEPNPTERDVFAGLEAYRSHACDGIVALGGGSALDAGKLIQLLTTHEPPLSRYDDAKGGDQYVRDDLPPLIAIPTTAGTGSEVGRSGVVTLEDTGRKTVIFSPHLLPRAAICDPELTLGLPPGVTAATGMDAFTHCLEAYLANGFHPLADAVAIDGIHRVGRSLETAVRDGKDLAARTDMMVAAMEGAMAFQKGLGACHALAHALTPVSNVHHGLANAIVLPVVMEFNRAVCTARLARVAVALGDTSLAREEVLAGNAIDRVRKLNAAVGIPSRLRDVGVQEKDLERIAEKAFQDASHQGNPRKVSQADLLAMAREAY from the coding sequence ATGAAGCCGTTCGACCTTCCCTCCGAGCCGCGCGTCACCGAGATGGCGTGGCCCACGCGCATCGTCTTCGGCGCTGGCGCGCTGCTGCGCCTGCCCGCGCAGGCCCAGCGTCTGGGCGTCCAGCGTCCGCTGCTGGTGACGGACGCGGGCGTGGTGAAGGCGGGGCTGGCCGCGCGCGTGGTGGACGTGCTCAAGACGGCGGGCCTTGCGTGCGAGGTCTTCGACCGCGTGGAGCCCAACCCCACCGAGCGCGACGTCTTCGCCGGCCTGGAGGCGTACCGGAGCCACGCCTGCGACGGCATCGTCGCGCTGGGTGGAGGCAGCGCCCTGGACGCGGGCAAGCTCATCCAGCTCCTCACCACGCACGAGCCGCCGCTCAGCCGCTACGACGACGCGAAGGGCGGGGACCAGTACGTGCGGGACGACTTGCCGCCGCTCATCGCCATTCCCACCACCGCGGGAACCGGCTCCGAGGTGGGCCGCTCCGGGGTGGTGACGCTGGAGGACACCGGCCGCAAGACGGTCATCTTCAGCCCGCACCTGCTGCCGCGCGCCGCCATCTGCGACCCGGAGCTGACGCTGGGGCTGCCCCCGGGTGTCACGGCGGCCACGGGCATGGACGCCTTCACCCACTGCCTGGAGGCCTACCTGGCCAACGGCTTCCACCCGCTGGCGGACGCGGTGGCCATCGACGGCATCCACCGCGTGGGCCGCTCGCTGGAGACGGCGGTGCGGGACGGCAAGGACCTGGCCGCGCGCACGGACATGATGGTGGCGGCCATGGAGGGCGCCATGGCCTTCCAGAAGGGCCTGGGCGCCTGCCACGCGCTGGCCCACGCGCTCACGCCCGTGTCCAACGTGCACCATGGCCTGGCCAACGCCATCGTCCTGCCGGTGGTGATGGAGTTCAACCGCGCCGTCTGCACGGCCCGGCTGGCCCGCGTCGCGGTGGCGCTGGGGGACACGTCGCTCGCGCGCGAGGAGGTGCTCGCGGGCAACGCCATTGACCGGGTGCGCAAGCTCAACGCGGCGGTGGGCATCCCCTCGCGGTTGCGCGACGTGGGCGTGCAGGAGAAGGACCTGGAGCGCATCGCCGAGAAGGCCTTCCAGGACGCCTCGCACCAGGGCAACCCGCGAAAGGTGTCCCAGGCGGACCTGCTGGCCATGGCGCGCGAGGCCTACTGA
- a CDS encoding AI-2E family transporter yields MSQQPSDTPAPADRRNRLLLLGALWLSMGLVLLAFRSVVMPFAGAALIAYLVQPLVGRISRVKVAGRQVPRWAALLLIYAGFFVGVYLFFVALVPQLYRELSRVSREAVTFANTLTPEHIQELAQRAETWLSTRGIPVALSNRALEGADEGSGNAAFGFALDLEQFLGDAVKRISVLVQENLGDIVNMSRNIVTSVAAGVFMLFFVLMVAAFFSIDAQAIRHYFGTLIPPEYGTDARQLLERIDRSLSGVVRGQVTICIVNGALTFVGLLLFGVKFAFLLATIATFFSLIPIFGTILSSVPIVLIALADGFQKGLAILAWIIGIHAVEAYFLNPKIMGQAAHLHPVIVAFSLIAGERLFGLVGALFAVPVASVLVACFDYARLKAQPAPAVALATAGPLPAERQPPAA; encoded by the coding sequence ATGTCGCAGCAGCCTTCGGACACCCCCGCCCCCGCCGACCGACGCAATCGCCTGCTCCTCCTGGGGGCGCTGTGGCTGAGCATGGGGCTGGTCCTGCTGGCCTTCCGCTCGGTGGTGATGCCCTTCGCGGGCGCCGCGCTCATCGCCTACCTGGTGCAGCCGCTGGTGGGGCGCATCTCTCGGGTGAAGGTGGCCGGCCGGCAGGTGCCGCGCTGGGCGGCGCTGCTGCTCATCTACGCCGGCTTCTTCGTGGGCGTGTACCTCTTCTTCGTCGCGCTGGTGCCGCAGCTCTACCGCGAGCTTTCGCGCGTCAGCCGCGAGGCGGTGACGTTCGCCAACACGCTCACCCCGGAGCACATCCAGGAGCTGGCGCAGCGCGCGGAGACGTGGCTCAGCACGCGGGGCATCCCGGTGGCGCTCTCCAACCGCGCGCTGGAGGGCGCGGACGAGGGCAGCGGCAACGCCGCCTTCGGCTTCGCGCTGGACCTGGAGCAGTTCCTGGGAGACGCGGTGAAGCGCATCTCCGTGCTGGTGCAGGAGAACCTGGGCGACATCGTCAACATGTCCCGCAACATCGTCACCAGCGTGGCCGCGGGCGTCTTCATGCTGTTCTTCGTGTTGATGGTGGCCGCGTTCTTCTCCATCGACGCGCAGGCCATCCGCCACTACTTCGGCACGCTGATTCCGCCGGAGTACGGCACGGACGCGCGGCAGCTCCTGGAGCGCATCGACCGCTCGCTGTCCGGCGTGGTGCGCGGCCAGGTCACCATCTGCATCGTCAACGGCGCCCTGACGTTCGTGGGCCTGCTGCTGTTCGGCGTGAAGTTCGCGTTCCTGCTGGCGACCATCGCCACCTTCTTCAGCCTCATCCCGATTTTCGGCACCATCCTCAGCTCGGTGCCCATCGTCCTCATCGCGCTGGCGGACGGCTTCCAGAAGGGGCTGGCGATCCTGGCGTGGATCATCGGCATCCACGCGGTGGAGGCCTACTTCCTCAACCCGAAAATCATGGGGCAGGCGGCGCACCTGCACCCCGTCATCGTCGCCTTCTCCCTCATCGCCGGGGAGCGGCTCTTCGGACTGGTGGGCGCCCTCTTCGCGGTGCCCGTGGCGTCCGTCCTGGTGGCGTGCTTCGACTATGCGCGGCTCAAGGCCCAGCCCGCGCCCGCGGTGGCCCTGGCCACGGCCGGCCCGCTCCCCGCGGAGCGTCAGCCGCCCGCCGCCTGA
- a CDS encoding glutamine amidotransferase, giving the protein MRQPVAVKNVLLLKAGDAAQSVRFAVGDYDRWFLQTIGLSGYRFDVVPVHRGAPLPPRADRYDAVMMTGSPLSVTALAPWMERAADYMVDAGERGTPVLGVCFGQQLLAHAYGGRVSRNPLGRETGSVEVTLTEAGREDPLFDGVPERFTTQATHEDIVSRLPEGARVLAGNANTVAQALAFRPKVRGVQFHPEAGVDAIRAVIEARRDGLEKAAVARGAAPGEHVRRLLAGLTPSPAGRRILLNFLERFS; this is encoded by the coding sequence ATGCGGCAACCTGTGGCGGTGAAGAACGTCCTCTTGCTGAAAGCCGGTGACGCGGCCCAATCGGTGCGCTTCGCCGTCGGCGATTACGACCGGTGGTTTCTGCAAACCATTGGACTGTCCGGGTACCGCTTCGACGTCGTCCCGGTGCACCGGGGCGCGCCCCTGCCCCCGCGCGCGGACCGCTATGACGCGGTGATGATGACGGGCTCGCCCCTGTCGGTGACGGCGCTGGCGCCGTGGATGGAGCGCGCCGCGGACTACATGGTGGATGCGGGTGAGCGGGGCACGCCGGTGCTGGGCGTGTGCTTCGGCCAGCAGCTCCTGGCGCACGCCTACGGCGGCCGCGTCTCGCGCAATCCCCTGGGCCGGGAGACGGGCAGCGTCGAGGTGACGCTCACCGAGGCCGGCCGGGAGGACCCCCTCTTCGACGGCGTGCCCGAGCGCTTCACCACGCAGGCGACCCACGAGGACATCGTCTCGCGGCTCCCCGAAGGCGCGCGGGTGCTCGCGGGCAACGCGAACACGGTGGCGCAGGCGCTGGCCTTCCGCCCCAAGGTGCGCGGCGTACAGTTCCACCCGGAGGCGGGCGTGGACGCCATCCGCGCCGTCATCGAGGCGCGGCGGGACGGCCTGGAGAAGGCGGCCGTGGCGCGCGGCGCCGCGCCCGGCGAGCACGTCCGGCGGCTGCTGGCGGGCCTCACGCCCTCCCCCGCGGGCCGTAGAATCCTGCTGAACTTCCTCGAGCGCTTCTCCTGA
- a CDS encoding glutamine synthetase family protein yields the protein MPNRPKAKVLTHPAMARRARGKSPGAPARGPAARDATNVDTLRRWLDEKGIRKVKVGAVDVDGVWRGKYISVEKFLSAAKGGLGFCDVVFGWDLSDDLLDNTEVTGWHTGYPDTHAKVDLSTGRVIPWEPDTAAFLLDFVSPDGTPFEASPRQLLQKVAARARSLGYLPRFGAEYEFFIFKEQPQSLKDKGYQDLTPLTPGMFGYSWLRTSLNAPLVHALIDGCNDFGLGIEGFHTETGPGVFEAAIRYDDIEKSADKAALFKTVVKEICARHGVTACFMAKVHAKLPGCSGHVHQSLWNLEGERNLFHDAKAPHGMSRRLRHYIGGQVALMPELTALYWPTINSYKRSVENTWAPTTVTWGRENRTTAIRVIGENAKAMRLEYRQLGADMNAYIGMAASLAAGLWGIENEVEPPEPCEANAYARNDARPLPRSLKDAVALLKDSARARELLGDGFVDHFVRTREWEVRQYERAVTNWELERYLELI from the coding sequence ATGCCGAACCGACCGAAGGCGAAGGTCCTCACCCATCCCGCCATGGCGCGGCGTGCGCGCGGCAAGTCGCCGGGCGCGCCCGCGCGGGGACCGGCCGCCCGGGACGCCACCAATGTGGACACCCTGCGGCGGTGGCTGGACGAGAAGGGCATCCGGAAGGTGAAGGTGGGCGCGGTGGACGTCGACGGCGTCTGGCGCGGCAAGTACATCTCCGTGGAGAAGTTCCTCAGCGCCGCCAAGGGCGGCCTGGGCTTCTGCGACGTCGTCTTCGGCTGGGACTTGAGCGATGACCTGCTCGACAACACCGAGGTGACGGGCTGGCACACCGGCTACCCGGATACCCACGCGAAGGTGGACCTGTCCACCGGCCGCGTCATCCCCTGGGAGCCGGACACGGCGGCGTTCCTGCTCGACTTCGTGAGCCCCGACGGCACGCCCTTCGAGGCGAGCCCCCGGCAGCTCCTCCAGAAGGTGGCCGCCCGCGCGCGCTCGCTGGGCTACCTGCCGCGCTTCGGCGCCGAGTACGAGTTCTTCATCTTCAAGGAGCAGCCGCAGAGCCTGAAGGACAAGGGCTACCAGGACCTGACGCCGCTGACGCCGGGCATGTTCGGCTACTCGTGGCTGCGCACCTCGCTCAACGCGCCGCTGGTGCACGCGCTCATCGACGGGTGCAACGACTTCGGCCTGGGCATCGAGGGCTTCCACACGGAGACAGGGCCGGGCGTCTTCGAGGCGGCCATCCGCTACGACGACATCGAGAAGTCGGCGGACAAGGCCGCGCTCTTCAAGACGGTGGTGAAGGAGATCTGCGCCCGCCACGGCGTCACCGCGTGCTTCATGGCGAAGGTGCACGCGAAGCTGCCGGGGTGCTCCGGCCACGTGCACCAGTCGCTGTGGAACCTGGAGGGGGAGCGCAACCTCTTCCACGACGCGAAGGCGCCCCACGGCATGAGCAGACGGCTGCGCCACTACATCGGCGGGCAGGTGGCGCTGATGCCGGAGCTCACCGCGCTCTACTGGCCCACCATCAACAGCTACAAGCGCAGCGTGGAGAACACCTGGGCGCCCACCACGGTGACGTGGGGGAGGGAGAACCGCACCACCGCCATCCGCGTCATCGGGGAGAACGCCAAGGCGATGCGCCTGGAGTACCGGCAGCTCGGCGCGGACATGAACGCGTACATCGGCATGGCGGCCAGCCTGGCCGCGGGCCTGTGGGGCATCGAGAATGAAGTCGAGCCCCCCGAGCCCTGCGAGGCCAACGCCTACGCGAGGAACGACGCGCGGCCCCTGCCCCGCAGCCTCAAGGACGCGGTGGCGCTGCTGAAGGACAGCGCGCGCGCGCGGGAGCTGCTGGGCGACGGCTTCGTGGACCACTTCGTGCGCACGCGCGAGTGGGAGGTGCGTCAGTACGAGCGCGCCGTCACCAACTGGGAGCTGGAGCGTTACCTGGAGCTCATCTGA
- the rho gene encoding transcription termination factor Rho: MRKARTSREKTADTDVAVEADAEKPRRKRAAKTVERDEAEKPTRTRRSAARRDDESGAEAEEAPAEPPRPVLTPISRPVRDDDLQEARISGEAEEPAAALPPAPEPPEAPAITEVTRDGEPMQVIKLNDLKRMKITDLSKMAHDVGIEGYQGLKKQDLIFALLGGIADKRFEVHAEGVMELLSDGFGFLRSADSDYQPSPDDIYVSPSQVRRFNLRPGDTVTGPIRQPREGERFFALQKVDKVNFADPMSDAARERILFDNLTPLYPTRKLKLEHESSEMTTRIIDMFCPIGLGQRCLIVAPPKAGKTVLLQNIAHAISRNHPDVYLIVLLVDERPEEVTDMERNVRGEVVSSTFDEPATRHVQVAEMVIDKAKRLVEQKYDVCILLDSITRLARAYNTVVPASGKILSGGVDANALHKPKRFFGAARNIEEGGSLTIIGTALIDTGSRMDEVIFEEFKGTGNSEIVLDRKLMEKRIFPTLDINKSGTRKEELLLGPGDLVRITALRQVLHPFTPIDAMEFVLKHMRPTASNADFLGSMNR; encoded by the coding sequence ATGCGTAAAGCCCGTACTTCGAGAGAGAAGACTGCCGACACCGACGTCGCCGTCGAGGCGGACGCGGAGAAGCCCCGCCGCAAGCGCGCGGCGAAGACGGTGGAGCGGGACGAGGCCGAGAAGCCCACCCGCACCCGCCGGAGCGCCGCCCGCCGGGACGACGAGTCCGGTGCCGAGGCCGAGGAGGCCCCCGCCGAGCCGCCCCGTCCGGTGCTCACCCCCATCTCCCGCCCGGTGCGGGACGACGACCTCCAGGAGGCCCGCATCTCCGGCGAGGCCGAGGAGCCGGCCGCCGCCCTGCCGCCCGCGCCGGAGCCCCCCGAGGCCCCCGCCATCACGGAGGTCACCCGCGACGGCGAGCCCATGCAGGTCATCAAGCTCAATGACCTGAAGCGGATGAAGATCACCGACCTCTCGAAGATGGCCCACGACGTGGGCATCGAGGGGTACCAGGGCCTGAAGAAGCAGGACCTCATCTTCGCGCTGCTGGGCGGCATCGCCGACAAGCGCTTCGAGGTCCACGCGGAAGGCGTGATGGAGCTGCTCAGCGACGGCTTCGGCTTCCTGCGCAGCGCGGACAGCGACTACCAGCCCAGCCCGGACGACATCTACGTGTCCCCGTCGCAGGTGCGCCGCTTCAACCTGCGCCCCGGCGACACGGTGACGGGCCCCATCCGCCAGCCCCGCGAGGGCGAGCGCTTCTTCGCGCTCCAGAAGGTGGACAAGGTCAACTTCGCGGACCCGATGTCGGACGCGGCGCGCGAGCGCATCCTGTTCGACAACCTCACGCCGCTCTATCCGACGCGCAAGCTCAAGCTGGAGCACGAGTCGTCGGAGATGACCACGCGCATCATCGACATGTTCTGCCCCATCGGCCTGGGCCAGCGCTGCCTCATCGTGGCGCCGCCGAAGGCCGGCAAGACGGTGCTGCTGCAGAACATCGCGCACGCCATCAGCCGCAACCACCCGGACGTCTACCTCATCGTGCTGCTCGTGGATGAGCGCCCGGAAGAGGTGACGGACATGGAGCGCAACGTGCGCGGCGAGGTGGTGTCCTCCACCTTCGACGAGCCCGCCACGCGCCACGTGCAGGTGGCGGAGATGGTCATCGACAAGGCCAAGCGCCTGGTCGAACAGAAGTACGACGTCTGCATCCTGCTGGACTCCATCACCCGTCTGGCGCGCGCCTACAACACGGTGGTGCCCGCGTCCGGCAAGATTCTGTCCGGCGGCGTGGACGCCAACGCGCTCCACAAGCCCAAGCGCTTCTTCGGCGCCGCGCGCAACATCGAGGAGGGCGGCTCGCTGACCATCATCGGCACCGCGCTCATCGACACCGGCAGCCGCATGGACGAGGTCATCTTCGAGGAGTTCAAGGGCACGGGTAACTCCGAAATCGTCCTGGACCGGAAGCTGATGGAGAAGCGCATCTTCCCGACGCTGGACATCAACAAGTCCGGCACGCGCAAGGAAGAGCTGCTGCTGGGCCCGGGCGACCTGGTGCGCATCACCGCCCTGCGGCAGGTGCTCCACCCGTTCACCCCGATTGACGCGATGGAGTTCGTGCTCAAACACATGCGGCCCACCGCGTCGAATGCGGACTTCCTCGGCTCGATGAACCGGTAG
- a CDS encoding DUF3052 family protein translates to MTPYALASLPAMLGIRAGSKVSVINPPRGFVQKLNPLPDGVEFLITAVTGLDVILFFTEDPQELVQRLPALARAMALTGGIWVCWPGGGGVRKGLSEDFVRHAALDIGLVDNKICTIDATWTGLRLVRRPRGRLDKPGERKQAPAQA, encoded by the coding sequence ATGACGCCCTACGCGCTGGCCTCCCTCCCCGCCATGCTGGGCATCCGGGCCGGGTCCAAGGTCTCCGTCATCAACCCACCCCGGGGCTTCGTGCAGAAGCTCAACCCGCTGCCGGATGGGGTGGAGTTCCTCATCACCGCGGTGACGGGGCTGGATGTCATCCTCTTCTTCACCGAGGACCCACAGGAGCTGGTGCAGCGCCTGCCGGCCCTGGCCCGCGCCATGGCCCTGACGGGCGGCATCTGGGTGTGCTGGCCCGGGGGCGGAGGCGTCCGCAAGGGCCTCTCCGAGGACTTCGTGCGCCACGCGGCCCTGGACATCGGTCTGGTGGACAACAAAATCTGCACCATTGACGCCACCTGGACAGGCCTGCGGCTGGTGCGGCGGCCTCGAGGGCGACTGGACAAGCCAGGAGAGCGCAAGCAAGCCCCCGCCCAGGCTTGA